A part of Hydrogenobacter sp. T-8 genomic DNA contains:
- a CDS encoding DNA methyltransferase: MGFLSSVGVEKSEVKKHFVRHGFIFACTDKSEETLLSNRIILTGKNYANKLFAVKEGDFIFLYNLDKDVLYGTFTAKGEPGYDKDIPIFEGRYPYYIRFETTQTIKKVEKASSIFRSLNISWRDILTEKGALLIKNILEGRAINRFRKEEIVDDKYIPPMMTTTLWDYPYQSYGYTKKGNNKYPGVTPAFIIYNLIWRYTEPGEIVCDPMAGSGTTIDVCLEERRRVVAFDIVPTRKDIIQADARNIPLKDETVDLVFVDSPYGDNIKYNDHPLNIGHIPASSEEFYEELEKVMQECYRILKKGKVLAWLIGDQWAKGEYIPVGFKIYERLTKYFSPVDVVCVVRRNQASNTPFWHSKALQHNFYLRGFKYLIIVGKDESVKKKGTKIRWNFYER, translated from the coding sequence ATGGGTTTCCTAAGCTCGGTGGGGGTAGAAAAAAGTGAAGTAAAAAAGCATTTTGTTAGACATGGTTTTATCTTTGCTTGCACTGACAAGAGCGAGGAAACACTATTGTCTAATAGGATAATCTTGACTGGGAAAAATTACGCAAATAAGTTATTCGCAGTTAAAGAAGGCGATTTTATTTTTCTGTATAATCTTGACAAAGATGTTCTTTATGGCACTTTTACTGCAAAAGGCGAACCTGGATATGATAAAGATATTCCAATCTTTGAAGGTAGATACCCTTACTATATACGCTTTGAAACAACACAAACCATAAAAAAAGTTGAAAAGGCAAGTTCAATCTTTAGAAGTCTTAACATCTCGTGGAGAGATATACTGACAGAGAAGGGGGCACTTCTGATAAAGAATATCCTTGAGGGAAGAGCAATAAATAGGTTTCGCAAGGAAGAAATAGTAGATGACAAATACATACCCCCAATGATGACAACTACCTTGTGGGACTATCCATACCAAAGTTACGGATATACCAAAAAGGGTAATAATAAATACCCTGGCGTTACTCCAGCCTTCATTATTTATAACCTCATATGGAGATACACTGAACCTGGTGAGATAGTATGCGACCCTATGGCAGGTTCTGGGACTACGATAGATGTGTGCCTTGAAGAGAGGAGAAGGGTTGTAGCCTTTGATATAGTGCCAACGAGAAAAGATATAATACAGGCGGATGCCAGAAACATACCTCTGAAGGATGAAACGGTGGATTTAGTGTTTGTAGACTCGCCATACGGAGACAACATCAAATATAACGACCATCCCTTAAATATAGGTCATATACCTGCAAGTTCTGAAGAGTTTTACGAGGAGCTTGAAAAAGTAATGCAGGAATGTTATAGAATACTCAAAAAAGGCAAAGTATTGGCTTGGTTAATAGGTGACCAATGGGCAAAGGGGGAATATATTCCAGTGGGCTTTAAGATATACGAAAGACTTACAAAATATTTTTCCCCTGTTGATGTGGTTTGTGTGGTTCGCAGAAATCAAGCTTCAAATACCCCCTTTTGGCATAGCAAGGCTTTACAGCATAACTTCTATCTAAGAGGTTTTAAATACCTCATAATAGTTGGAAAAGATGAGAGTGTTAAAAAGAAAGGGACGAAAATAAGGTGGAATTTCTATGAAAGATAG
- the hemB gene encoding porphobilinogen synthase yields MEFPKLRPRRLRRNENIRRLVRETKLTLDDLIYPIFVRYGQGIVEEVPSMPGVYRYSLDKVVDAVKEVRDLGIPAIILFGIPEHKDEVGSDTWSDEGIIQRALRLIKKEVPDMYLITDVCFCEYTTHGHCGVLCDGDVHNDLTLENLKKQAISHAKNGADMLAPSGMMDGMVKAIREALDSSGFENIPIMAYSAKYASAFYGPFREIAESAPAFGDRRSYQMDPANSREAIKEILLDVQEGADIVMVKPALAYLDIISKVKELTLLPVCAYNVSGEYAMIKAGGRLGWIDEKRVMIETLLSIKRAGADMIITYFARDVARLINSGEV; encoded by the coding sequence ATGGAGTTTCCAAAGCTAAGACCAAGAAGACTAAGAAGGAACGAAAATATACGCAGGCTTGTGAGAGAGACCAAGCTAACCCTTGACGACCTTATATACCCCATCTTTGTGCGATATGGTCAAGGCATTGTGGAAGAAGTCCCAAGCATGCCCGGGGTTTATCGCTACAGCCTTGACAAGGTAGTGGATGCAGTAAAAGAGGTAAGAGACCTTGGTATACCTGCCATAATACTCTTTGGCATACCAGAGCACAAGGATGAAGTAGGCTCAGACACTTGGAGTGATGAGGGCATTATACAAAGGGCTCTAAGGCTCATAAAGAAGGAAGTGCCAGATATGTATCTTATAACGGATGTATGCTTTTGTGAGTATACAACGCACGGGCACTGTGGGGTGCTGTGTGATGGAGATGTTCACAACGACCTGACCCTTGAAAACCTCAAAAAGCAGGCTATATCGCATGCCAAAAATGGTGCGGACATGCTTGCACCCTCTGGCATGATGGATGGGATGGTAAAGGCTATAAGGGAGGCTTTAGACTCTTCTGGCTTTGAAAACATTCCCATAATGGCATATTCTGCTAAGTATGCCTCTGCCTTTTATGGACCCTTTAGAGAAATAGCTGAATCCGCACCAGCCTTTGGCGACAGAAGAAGCTACCAGATGGACCCAGCAAACTCAAGAGAAGCTATTAAAGAGATACTCTTGGATGTGCAAGAGGGTGCGGACATTGTGATGGTAAAACCTGCACTTGCATACCTTGACATAATATCAAAGGTAAAAGAGCTTACACTTTTGCCCGTGTGTGCTTACAACGTGAGCGGTGAATATGCCATGATAAAGGCAGGTGGTAGGCTTGGCTGGATAGATGAAAAGAGGGTGATGATAGAAACCTTGCTTTCCATAAAGCGTGCGGGTGCGGACATGATAATCACCTACTTTGCCAGGGATGTGGCAAGGCTCATAAACAGTGGAGAAGTTTGA
- the aspS gene encoding aspartate--tRNA ligase, translated as MLKRTRYCGHISEQDLGKEVILNGWVHRIRNHGGVIFIDLRDREGLIQCVVEEKTNPEVYELADRLRSEYVVSLRGTVRKRPPGTENPKLKTGDYEVVIEELEILNTSETLPFPIDEETHLSEETKLKYRYLDLRRESMKENLLFRHRAYQVIRKVFLEEGFVEIETPFLTKSTPEGARDFLVPSRLHPGKFYALPQSPQLFKQVLMVAGFDRYFQIVKCLRDEDLRADRQPEFTQIDFEMSFVEEEDVMAFSERLIYSLFKELLGVELKLPFDRISYEYAMETYGSDKPDRRFGLELVDLTQVFKNTEFKVFRQAIESGGVVKAINFKGSNLSRKEIDELTQFVQSLGAKGLAWIKVEEDKLNSPIVKFFSEEETRELLQKLRAEPGDVIFFSADKREVVYRILGNLRLHIGKKYNLIDTSKFDIFWVVGFPLMEWDEEEKRFVSLHHPFTSPREEDIPLLERALQVQELEEKKRLVHSVRARAYDLVINGYEVGGGSIRIHRKDLQELVFKLLEIPEMEAREKFGFLLDALRFGAPPHGGLAFGLDRLIAIMRGLDSIRDVIAFPKTQKGICPLTGAPDYVEPKQLKELHIRVVEG; from the coding sequence ATGCTAAAAAGAACAAGATACTGCGGACACATCAGCGAACAAGACCTCGGAAAGGAGGTTATTTTAAACGGCTGGGTTCATCGCATAAGAAACCACGGAGGAGTAATCTTTATAGACCTCAGAGATAGAGAGGGTCTAATCCAGTGTGTGGTGGAAGAAAAAACAAACCCTGAGGTGTATGAGCTTGCGGATAGGCTCAGGTCAGAGTATGTGGTTTCCCTGCGTGGCACTGTTAGGAAAAGACCCCCGGGCACAGAAAACCCAAAGCTAAAGACGGGAGACTACGAAGTGGTAATTGAAGAGCTTGAAATTCTCAACACCTCAGAAACCTTACCCTTTCCCATTGACGAAGAGACACACCTTTCGGAGGAGACAAAACTCAAATATCGCTACTTGGACCTAAGAAGGGAGAGCATGAAGGAAAACCTTCTCTTTAGGCATAGAGCCTATCAGGTAATAAGGAAGGTTTTCCTTGAAGAAGGCTTTGTGGAAATAGAGACACCCTTTCTTACCAAGTCCACCCCAGAGGGTGCAAGGGACTTTCTTGTTCCCTCAAGGTTACATCCGGGCAAGTTTTACGCCCTTCCTCAGTCTCCACAGCTCTTTAAGCAAGTGCTTATGGTTGCAGGTTTTGATAGGTATTTTCAGATAGTTAAATGTTTGAGGGACGAGGACCTGCGCGCAGACCGTCAGCCTGAATTTACCCAGATAGACTTTGAAATGTCCTTTGTAGAAGAAGAGGATGTTATGGCTTTTAGCGAAAGGCTTATATATAGCCTCTTTAAGGAGCTTCTTGGCGTTGAGCTAAAGCTCCCCTTTGACCGCATATCCTACGAGTATGCCATGGAAACTTATGGCTCGGACAAGCCGGACCGTAGGTTTGGGCTTGAGCTTGTGGACCTCACACAGGTCTTTAAAAATACAGAGTTTAAAGTGTTTCGTCAAGCCATAGAATCTGGTGGAGTGGTAAAGGCTATAAACTTCAAAGGCTCAAACCTCTCAAGGAAAGAGATAGATGAGCTTACCCAGTTTGTGCAAAGCCTTGGAGCAAAGGGTCTTGCTTGGATAAAGGTAGAAGAAGACAAACTAAACTCACCAATAGTAAAGTTTTTCTCTGAGGAAGAGACCAGAGAGCTTCTACAAAAGCTAAGGGCTGAGCCAGGTGATGTGATATTTTTCTCCGCGGACAAAAGGGAAGTGGTCTACCGTATTCTTGGAAATCTAAGGCTTCACATAGGCAAGAAATACAACCTTATAGACACTAGCAAGTTTGATATATTTTGGGTGGTGGGCTTTCCTCTCATGGAATGGGATGAGGAGGAGAAAAGGTTTGTCTCCTTGCACCACCCCTTCACTTCACCCAGAGAGGAGGATATTCCGCTTCTTGAAAGGGCTCTACAGGTGCAGGAGTTGGAGGAGAAAAAGAGGCTTGTTCATTCTGTAAGGGCTAGGGCTTACGACCTTGTGATAAACGGATACGAGGTGGGAGGAGGTTCTATTCGTATACATAGGAAAGACCTTCAGGAACTTGTCTTTAAGCTTTTGGAGATACCAGAGATGGAGGCAAGGGAGAAGTTTGGTTTTCTACTTGACGCACTACGCTTTGGAGCACCACCACATGGTGGACTTGCCTTTGGACTGGACAGGCTAATTGCCATAATGAGAGGCTTGGACTCTATAAGGGATGTGATAGCCTTTCCGAAGACTCAAAAGGGCATATGCCCTCTCACTGGTGCACCAGACTATGTGGAGCCAAAACAGCTCAAGGAGCTTCATATAAGGGTGGTGGAAGGTTAG
- a CDS encoding Uma2 family endonuclease translates to MGLVERYPVRYTVEDWKHWQGDWELVEGVPYAMASPRPINQRLLILVALLLEGILRDRCPDCMVCAELDWYISYDTVIRPDLMVLCGEIPERVESPPQMVVEIVSPYSRQMDEGLKFELCEREGVKYFVLVYPEEKRVKVFELAKGKYREKRDRGFSFGECKVEIKLEEALI, encoded by the coding sequence ATGGGCTTGGTTGAAAGGTATCCAGTAAGATACACAGTGGAGGACTGGAAACATTGGCAGGGAGACTGGGAGCTGGTGGAAGGAGTTCCCTACGCCATGGCCTCGCCAAGACCCATAAACCAAAGGCTTTTAATCTTAGTGGCCTTGCTTTTAGAGGGAATACTCAGAGATAGATGTCCAGATTGTATGGTTTGCGCAGAGCTTGATTGGTATATTTCTTATGACACAGTTATAAGACCAGACCTTATGGTGCTTTGTGGAGAAATTCCAGAAAGGGTAGAAAGCCCACCGCAGATGGTTGTAGAAATAGTTTCGCCTTACAGCAGGCAGATGGATGAGGGGCTAAAGTTTGAGCTGTGTGAAAGAGAAGGTGTGAAATACTTTGTGCTTGTGTATCCAGAAGAGAAAAGAGTGAAGGTCTTTGAGCTCGCTAAAGGTAAATACAGGGAGAAAAGGGACAGAGGCTTCAGCTTTGGAGAATGTAAGGTAGAAATAAAGCTTGAGGAGGCTTTGATATGA
- the hemC gene encoding hydroxymethylbilane synthase, with amino-acid sequence MSKNTLRIGTRKSKLALWQANYVKERLEGRGYSVELVLITTTGDKILDAPLAKIGGKGLFVKEIEEALLRGDIDLAVHSLKDVPMVLPEGLTLGAITEREEPFDVLISRDGRGFQELPEGAKVGTSSLRRQVQIKRKRPDLRVEPLRGNVDTRLRKLEEGLYDAIVLAYAGVKRMGFEERVSEVLEDFIPAVGQGSLAIEIRQEDQRVYEAIAFLDHRESRIRAECERAFLRELQGGCQVPIGAYAWIESEKLKLKAFISDLEGRKFLEGIEEGDLHQAEQVGKKLARRLLEEGGKEILEEIYHQS; translated from the coding sequence ATGAGTAAGAATACACTTCGCATAGGCACACGAAAGAGCAAGTTGGCTCTTTGGCAGGCAAACTATGTAAAGGAGAGGCTTGAGGGCAGAGGCTACAGCGTGGAGCTTGTGCTTATCACTACCACCGGCGATAAAATCCTTGACGCTCCTTTGGCAAAAATAGGAGGCAAAGGACTTTTTGTAAAAGAGATAGAGGAGGCACTTCTGAGAGGAGATATAGACCTTGCGGTTCACTCTTTAAAGGATGTGCCAATGGTTCTGCCAGAGGGTCTCACTCTTGGAGCTATAACAGAGAGGGAAGAGCCTTTTGATGTGCTCATATCAAGGGATGGAAGAGGATTTCAAGAGCTTCCAGAGGGTGCAAAGGTAGGCACTTCCTCTTTGAGGAGACAGGTTCAGATAAAGAGAAAAAGACCAGACTTGAGGGTAGAGCCCCTTCGCGGAAATGTGGACACGAGGCTCAGAAAACTGGAGGAAGGACTTTATGACGCCATAGTGCTTGCTTACGCAGGTGTTAAGAGAATGGGCTTTGAGGAAAGGGTAAGCGAGGTCTTGGAAGACTTTATTCCTGCAGTGGGTCAAGGAAGTCTCGCCATAGAGATAAGACAAGAAGACCAGAGGGTGTATGAGGCTATAGCCTTTCTTGACCATAGAGAAAGTCGTATTAGGGCGGAGTGTGAAAGAGCTTTTCTGAGAGAACTTCAAGGTGGTTGCCAAGTGCCCATAGGTGCCTATGCATGGATTGAGAGCGAGAAATTAAAGCTAAAAGCCTTTATTTCCGACCTTGAAGGAAGGAAGTTTTTAGAGGGAATAGAAGAAGGAGACCTCCATCAAGCGGAGCAAGTAGGCAAAAAACTTGCCAGGAGGCTCTTAGAAGAGGGTGGCAAAGAGATACTTGAGGAAATATACCATCAAAGCTGA
- a CDS encoding ATP-binding protein yields the protein MRVGIVLGTKPISPLEFWVGVEEGQVVQLDDVLYVDSQVGGQRVKYYGIVNEVQKFLEGAEFVYDAHLVSKGIIPVNIAYVARVNVTRIEPEVFAPPSPGDAVYKAKGKEFERALYYDQMKEKIPAGLDRNGNVVYVNYHFINGLEGAHVSISGMSGIATKTSYALFLLYSILEKAGDRDKVHGIIFNVKGKDLLWLDKRNKNLDEESHKVYEAMGLRAEPFRDVKFYVPPSYHDPHTPDCERLDKNVVPFYWSIREFAEEGLIRFMFTEGEEGVSNIHYVIDRIANKLYALAQNSPPGRLLDDFSRDIESLKDLEERLEEAIRDKEQNKGSELYRSWFGDAQTQTAYAFFRRFSRACMHVGRLIRGLSSPPRWEDNRLSVVDISGLHSIGKMFVVGAILKKVFKEKENIGKPYPKVFVVLDELNKYAPKEGWSPIKDVVLDIAERGRSLGVILIGAQQTASEVEKRVVANSALKVLGRMDSSEVLSKEYEYLTGNFKQRAIMLKKGSMILYQPDIPNPMIVRFPKPAWATRYSEVEEEVHVPEDFGNF from the coding sequence ATGAGGGTGGGTATAGTTCTCGGCACAAAGCCCATTAGTCCCCTTGAGTTTTGGGTTGGGGTGGAGGAGGGTCAGGTGGTCCAGCTGGACGATGTGCTTTATGTGGACAGCCAGGTGGGGGGTCAAAGGGTCAAGTATTATGGCATAGTTAACGAAGTTCAAAAGTTCCTGGAAGGTGCAGAGTTTGTCTACGACGCACATTTGGTTAGCAAGGGTATAATTCCTGTAAACATAGCCTATGTGGCAAGGGTTAATGTGACAAGAATAGAGCCAGAGGTTTTTGCACCACCCTCTCCCGGGGATGCGGTCTACAAGGCAAAGGGCAAGGAGTTTGAAAGAGCCCTCTACTATGACCAGATGAAGGAGAAGATTCCCGCAGGCTTGGATAGAAACGGTAATGTGGTCTATGTGAACTACCACTTTATAAACGGCTTGGAGGGTGCCCATGTGAGTATATCGGGCATGTCTGGCATAGCCACAAAAACCTCTTACGCTCTTTTTCTCCTCTACTCTATCCTTGAAAAGGCTGGGGACAGGGACAAGGTGCATGGGATAATCTTCAACGTCAAGGGCAAGGACCTTCTCTGGCTTGATAAGAGAAACAAAAACCTTGATGAGGAAAGCCATAAGGTCTATGAAGCTATGGGGCTAAGGGCTGAGCCCTTTAGGGATGTGAAGTTCTATGTGCCACCCTCTTACCACGACCCGCACACGCCAGACTGCGAGCGGTTGGACAAGAATGTGGTCCCCTTTTACTGGAGTATAAGGGAATTTGCAGAGGAAGGGCTTATAAGGTTTATGTTCACCGAGGGTGAGGAAGGCGTTTCCAATATACACTACGTGATAGACAGGATAGCCAACAAGCTCTACGCCCTTGCACAAAACAGTCCGCCCGGGAGGCTTCTGGACGACTTTTCAAGGGATATAGAGAGCCTTAAAGACCTTGAAGAAAGGCTTGAAGAAGCCATAAGGGACAAGGAGCAGAATAAGGGATCTGAACTATACAGGAGCTGGTTTGGGGATGCTCAAACCCAGACCGCCTATGCCTTCTTTAGAAGGTTCAGCAGGGCTTGTATGCACGTGGGAAGGCTCATAAGAGGCTTATCAAGCCCGCCCAGATGGGAGGACAACAGGCTATCTGTGGTGGACATAAGCGGTCTTCACAGCATAGGCAAGATGTTTGTGGTGGGAGCCATACTCAAGAAGGTCTTCAAAGAAAAAGAAAACATAGGCAAGCCCTATCCTAAAGTTTTCGTGGTTCTTGACGAACTAAACAAGTATGCACCAAAGGAGGGCTGGAGCCCTATAAAGGACGTGGTGCTGGATATTGCAGAAAGAGGTAGGAGCTTGGGAGTTATACTCATAGGTGCTCAGCAAACCGCCAGCGAGGTAGAAAAAAGGGTGGTGGCAAACTCAGCCCTTAAAGTGCTGGGTAGAATGGACTCCAGCGAGGTGCTTAGCAAGGAATACGAGTATCTTACAGGGAACTTCAAACAGAGAGCCATAATGCTCAAGAAGGGCAGTATGATTCTATACCAGCCTGACATACCAAACCCTATGATTGTGAGATTTCCAAAGCCCGCATGGGCAACAAGGTATTCTGAAGTGGAGGAGGAGGTCCATGTTCCTGAGGATTTTGGTAATTTTTAG
- the purS gene encoding phosphoribosylformylglycinamidine synthase subunit PurS has protein sequence MKVRVLILPKKGLLDPEGRAVKEMLLDGGFDVKDVKVGKVVELEVGEGTDIKALVERYLVNPLVEEYVIE, from the coding sequence ATGAAGGTAAGAGTTCTTATCCTTCCCAAGAAAGGACTTCTTGACCCAGAAGGCAGGGCGGTAAAAGAGATGCTCCTTGACGGCGGTTTTGATGTAAAGGACGTAAAGGTGGGAAAGGTTGTGGAGCTTGAGGTGGGAGAAGGCACAGACATAAAAGCCCTTGTGGAAAGGTATCTTGTAAATCCCTTAGTTGAGGAGTATGTAATAGAATGA
- a CDS encoding BsaWI family type II restriction enzyme, with product MKDSKKFFLETLKLKAIEDVKLKGIENLSNILETIRQEFSGEITKFGIKDAEQSWKAFKGRLLEELIVEVISSEVKKHGLNIISGSKLSGIVLDECLCMVKRSILVDYGEFGMHVPDADLVIYNKNCRALAIISVKATLRERIAQTGYWSLKLKQSKLTQNIKVFFITLDEDKDLSRKRFAKKGRAIVEVDMDGAFVITTERIEESEKVMPFEKFRRIIEKLGRVDKDE from the coding sequence ATGAAAGATAGTAAAAAGTTTTTCCTTGAAACATTAAAATTGAAAGCTATAGAAGATGTAAAACTAAAGGGCATAGAAAACCTTTCTAATATTCTTGAAACCATAAGGCAAGAGTTCTCTGGGGAAATAACCAAGTTTGGTATAAAAGACGCAGAGCAAAGCTGGAAAGCATTCAAAGGGAGGCTTCTTGAAGAGTTGATAGTGGAAGTTATAAGTTCTGAAGTTAAAAAACATGGTTTAAATATAATAAGTGGTTCAAAGTTAAGTGGTATAGTGTTAGATGAGTGTCTATGCATGGTGAAAAGGAGTATACTTGTTGATTATGGTGAGTTTGGGATGCATGTTCCAGATGCTGATTTAGTTATATACAATAAGAATTGCAGAGCTTTAGCGATAATATCCGTAAAAGCTACCTTAAGGGAAAGAATAGCTCAAACAGGTTATTGGTCTTTGAAGTTGAAACAATCAAAACTCACGCAAAATATAAAAGTTTTTTTTATAACACTTGATGAAGATAAGGACCTCTCAAGAAAAAGGTTTGCAAAAAAGGGTAGGGCTATCGTTGAAGTGGATATGGACGGAGCTTTCGTAATAACCACAGAGCGGATTGAAGAAAGTGAGAAAGTCATGCCTTTTGAAAAGTTTAGAAGGATAATAGAAAAACTTGGTAGGGTTGACAAGGATGAGTAA
- the purQ gene encoding phosphoribosylformylglycinamidine synthase I: MKFAVCVFPGSNCDYDTYYVIRDLLGQDVSFVDHNTKRLNGFDCVVLPGGFSFGDYLRAGVLASKTPLGNAIVEYAQQGGLVLGICNGFQILTELHLLPGVLLRNENMTFLCRDVYLRIENNSLPFTRRFEKDEVIRLPIAHGEGRYYVPEEDLRVMEERGQVVLRYCDENGNINPSANPNGSSHNIAGVCNKEGNVFGLMPHPERACEDILGYRDGIILWHSLVA; the protein is encoded by the coding sequence ATGAAGTTTGCGGTCTGCGTATTCCCAGGTTCTAACTGTGATTATGATACTTACTATGTGATAAGAGACTTGCTTGGGCAGGATGTGAGCTTTGTAGACCACAATACAAAAAGGCTCAATGGTTTTGACTGTGTGGTCCTCCCGGGTGGTTTTTCCTTTGGTGATTATCTGAGGGCTGGAGTGCTTGCCAGCAAGACTCCCCTGGGTAATGCTATAGTGGAATACGCACAGCAAGGGGGTCTTGTGCTTGGTATATGCAACGGCTTTCAGATCCTTACAGAACTTCACCTACTGCCGGGTGTTTTACTCAGGAATGAGAACATGACCTTTCTGTGTAGAGATGTCTACCTTAGGATTGAAAACAATTCCCTGCCCTTTACCAGAAGGTTTGAAAAGGATGAGGTTATAAGGCTTCCTATAGCTCATGGGGAAGGGAGGTATTATGTGCCAGAGGAGGACCTAAGGGTCATGGAAGAAAGGGGGCAGGTGGTTCTAAGGTATTGCGATGAAAATGGTAATATAAACCCTTCCGCTAATCCCAATGGCTCATCGCACAACATAGCGGGGGTTTGCAACAAAGAGGGTAATGTCTTTGGTCTTATGCCCCACCCAGAAAGAGCCTGTGAAGACATACTTGGCTACCGAGACGGCATAATACTCTGGCATTCTCTTGTCGCTTAA
- a CDS encoding MlaD family protein, which yields MRFSNETKVGFLVIVFSLGFAFLILTFGEVPFFRPAVKTYKVYFDNVAGLSVGAEVRVAGIKSGKVKSVSLKDGKVEVVFELDKNIALYKDAQAEIGTLGLMGDKYLNIYPGSPQAGVLEEGGTISKTLGYADTDLLIKQMTDASESIRLMVESFQLILSENREDIRRVVQNLEMLTRNLNLIALENRESLRGAIHNINLLAYNLNRTLPQTIESIDRLAKSLEAIASENRQDIRETVANLKQLSNDLKTTLPELSRNLNELSVNLNALIVENRQDIRTTTSNLSELTKSLKESSERLNNILAHIERGEGTLGKLIKDEELYRNVSSGVRVLGKAGEVADRTNLYIGFRGELYRAGDSKGILTVKLQPDNEKYYLLEIVGDSRGRVYKEEILPNQWIVKKEFKPEVTLQYARIFPFFGKELVLRGGLKESTGGVGADLIYSQRLAFTTDLWDFGRRDRPQDKDLKPNLQVGVNYKVNGPMYVRFGGDDLLNSKLRGVFGGVGLMFTDNDLKYLLGGLRLPLP from the coding sequence ATGAGGTTTTCCAACGAAACCAAGGTAGGTTTTCTCGTGATTGTTTTTTCCCTTGGCTTTGCCTTTCTTATACTTACCTTTGGAGAGGTTCCCTTTTTCAGACCTGCGGTAAAGACCTACAAGGTCTACTTTGACAATGTAGCGGGGCTTAGTGTGGGTGCGGAGGTAAGGGTGGCCGGTATAAAAAGTGGAAAGGTTAAGTCTGTCAGCTTAAAAGATGGCAAGGTGGAGGTGGTTTTTGAACTTGATAAGAATATAGCCCTATACAAGGATGCACAGGCGGAGATAGGAACTCTTGGTCTTATGGGAGATAAATACCTAAACATATACCCCGGAAGTCCACAAGCAGGTGTGTTGGAAGAGGGTGGGACTATAAGTAAAACCCTTGGTTATGCGGATACGGACCTTCTTATAAAGCAAATGACAGATGCCTCAGAATCCATAAGGCTAATGGTGGAAAGCTTCCAGCTTATACTTTCTGAAAACAGAGAAGATATAAGGAGAGTGGTGCAGAACTTGGAAATGCTTACCCGTAATCTTAACTTAATAGCCCTTGAAAACAGAGAGTCCCTAAGGGGAGCTATACATAACATAAACCTACTTGCCTATAACTTAAACAGAACACTTCCTCAAACTATAGAAAGCATAGACAGGCTTGCGAAGAGTCTTGAAGCCATAGCCAGCGAGAACAGGCAAGACATAAGAGAAACCGTTGCAAACCTAAAACAGCTTAGCAATGACCTAAAGACAACCCTTCCCGAACTTTCAAGAAACCTTAACGAGCTTTCAGTAAATCTAAACGCCTTGATTGTGGAAAACCGTCAAGATATAAGAACCACCACATCAAATCTCTCTGAACTTACCAAAAGCCTTAAAGAAAGCTCTGAAAGGTTAAATAACATACTGGCACATATTGAAAGAGGTGAAGGCACATTAGGGAAACTAATAAAGGATGAGGAACTATACAGAAATGTATCCTCTGGTGTTAGGGTGCTTGGCAAAGCAGGAGAGGTCGCAGATAGGACAAATCTCTACATAGGCTTTAGGGGTGAGCTCTACAGGGCTGGTGATTCAAAGGGGATACTTACTGTCAAACTGCAACCCGATAACGAAAAGTATTACCTCTTAGAGATAGTTGGGGACTCAAGGGGTAGAGTCTACAAGGAGGAAATACTCCCTAATCAATGGATAGTTAAAAAGGAGTTTAAGCCTGAAGTTACATTGCAGTATGCAAGAATATTTCCCTTCTTTGGTAAGGAGCTTGTCTTGAGAGGTGGACTAAAGGAATCCACAGGCGGAGTAGGTGCTGACCTTATATATTCACAGAGACTCGCCTTTACCACAGACCTTTGGGACTTTGGAAGAAGAGACAGACCACAGGATAAGGACCTAAAGCCAAATCTTCAGGTGGGTGTAAACTACAAGGTTAATGGTCCTATGTATGTGAGGTTTGGTGGCGATGACCTTTTAAATTCAAAGCTAAGGGGTGTATTCGGTGGTGTAGGTCTTATGTTCACTGACAACGACCTAAAATACCTGCTTGGTGGTTTAAGACTGCCCTTGCCATAA